The Micromonospora sp. NBC_00421 DNA window TGCTGTCCTGGGTGATGACCATCGCGCTCACCTTCCTCGAGTTCCTGGTGATCTGTCTGCAGGCGTACGTCTTCACGGTCCTCACCGCCAGCTACGTGCAGGGCGCGCTCGCCGACGAACACTGATCCACCCGGGCAGGGGCTCGTGAGCGAGCACTCGTCCACCGCACCAACCCGTTGTCGTCCCGCGTGAGAGTCACGCGAGATACCCAGGAGGAACCACACCCATGGACGCTAGCGTTCTCGCCGAGGTCACCGGCAGCACCGCCGCCATCGGCTACGGCCTCGCCGCCATCGGCCCGGGCATCGGCGTCGGCCTGGTCTTCGCCGCCTACATCCAGTCGACCGCCCGGCAGCCGGAGTCGTCCCGGATGACCCTGCCGTACGTCTGGATCGGCTTCGCCGTCATCGAGGCGCTCGCCCTGCTCGGCATCGCCTTCGGCTTCATCTGGTCCGGCGCCTGATCCCCCCTCTGACCGGGAGGTCTCTCATGTTCCTTCTCGCCGCAGAGGGTGGTGAGTCGACGCACAACCCGATCTTCCCGATCTGGCAGGAGATCGTGGTCGGTGGTGTCGCCTTCATCGTGCTCTGCATCGTGCTGATGAAGTTCGTCTTCCCCCGCATGGAGCAGACGTTCCAGGCCCGGGTCGACGCGATCGAGGGTGGCATCAAGCGCGCCGAGGCCGCCCAGGCCGAGGCCAACCAGCTCCTCGAGCAGTACCGCGCGCAGCTCGCCGAGGCGCGTACCGACGCCGCCAAGATCCGGGACGACGCACGGGCCGACGCGG harbors:
- a CDS encoding F0F1 ATP synthase subunit C, with amino-acid sequence MDASVLAEVTGSTAAIGYGLAAIGPGIGVGLVFAAYIQSTARQPESSRMTLPYVWIGFAVIEALALLGIAFGFIWSGA
- a CDS encoding F0F1 ATP synthase subunit B, with amino-acid sequence MFLLAAEGGESTHNPIFPIWQEIVVGGVAFIVLCIVLMKFVFPRMEQTFQARVDAIEGGIKRAEAAQAEANQLLEQYRAQLAEARTDAAKIRDDARADAEGIRQDILGKAREESDRIIAAGKEQLAAERATIVRELRTEVGTIAVDLASKIVGESLADEARRKGTVDRFLSNLESTGAR